GGGCTAATTTATTAGTGCCAAAAAATCAAAAATACTTAGACTGAGAAAAAAATTTTACACTTTACAAGCAAAAATATCCCCTTCTTGGACAAAGATTTCAAAACTTCATTAAAAACAAAGAACTTTTTAGTCTAGAAGGACTGACTTTTGCTAAAGCAAACTTAGCAATTCGCGATTATGTTGAGCAAATTATCCAAAAAATTGACAACACTGACTTACTTATTTTAGGTGGATCTGCAGATCTTGGGGTTGCAACTAAAACTAAATTTAGCGGTCAGAAACTAATTAACTACGGAATCCGTGAGTTTGCAATGGCGGCAATTAACAACGGAATTTCACTTTATGCTAATTTTTATACAATTTGCTCGACTTTTTTAGTTTTTAGTGACTATGCAAAACCGGCTTTGCGTCTTGCAGGTTTAATGAGTCTGTGCCCAATTTACATTTTTTCGCATGACTCATATCAAGTCGGCGGCGATGGACCGACCCACCAACCTGTTGAGCAACTGGCAATGCTAAGATCAATTCCAAATTTTTTAGTAATACGGCCTTGTGATGAATTTGAAACAATTTTTGCCTTTAATTATGCCCTAAATTCCAAAAATCAACCAGTTGCAATTATTACAACACGACAACCCTTAGAATCTTACAACAAAAATCTTGAAAAAATTGACTCAGCTTACTATGTTCAAAAAACAGAACTAGCTAAAATAAATATACTCGCTTCTGGCTCAGAGATCCAATTAGCCAAAAAACTAATTGATAAATTAGCCCAAAATCAAATTTTTGCTAATTTGATTTCAGTTCCAATTTTACAAAATTTAGTTGAAAATCCACTACTGATTAAAAAATTAGAATTAGAAAAGTTGCCTATTTTTGCCCTTGAGGCTTCAAATGATCCTTTGTGATTTAAATTAGCTACTGTCCAAAAATTTTCTGGACATTTTGCCAGTGGCTTTGGCGAGTCAGCCCCAGGAGACATTGTTTATGAATTAAAAGGTTTTAGTGTTGATTATTTATTTGAAAAGGTTTTAAAATTTTTAGAAAATAAGTAAATTTAAAATAAACTTAAAAAAATTTGTTTCCTAAAACTCTCTAAAGTTAAATTAATATTAGAAATTCAGACAGGCCAACTAATGCCTGTCTGAATTTTATTTAACGAATTAAAACAAAAAATACTAAAATTTTAACTAAATAGTCTTGTTTTGCTTATATTTTATCAGGTTACAAATTGAAACTGTAGCACAAAAATGTCTCCTGGGTTTGACAGTTTGATGGTAAAAACCCATTTTTTAGTGAGAAAAATATTCAAAAATATCGGTAAATCCGGGTTTTTTGAGCCAAAGTCTTAATTTTTATTATTTTAAAATAAGCTTTTGCAAAAAAAAAAAAAAATGCTTGGTCTAAGAAAAAATTATGTTATAATTACACTCACTAAGAATAAATTAATAAATTTTGATATTGAATTAAAGGGGAATGAGTTATGTTTTTACCATAAAAAAATTAGAAAATGCGAATTATCCATTATATTTTTAAATATGATGGAATGCCTTAAATTTGACCGTTTAGAAATCTACAAATTTATGGCTTTTGATTATTGTTCTTTCAAAACTTCATATGTTTTTTTAGGCTCGAAGTAAATAAAAACGAGTTTTCTTTTTGCATTGATTTTAAATAGCAGTTGTATTTTTTTTTATGATTTTTCCCAGTTGGTTTTTAAGACTAAACAAGTCTTTTAAGTTTTGTAAAGTTGAACTTAAGTTAATTTCCTTAGTGTAAATTTCAAATTTTTTGACTAATTGGTCAATATTAGTTTTTCGCCGCTCATATCACGAATCGACATAATAAGACCTAAGTGTGAATTAGGGAAAGCTTTTTTTCCTAAAAACGCAACAAGTGCAGAGTCAACTCCACCAGAAATACCAAAAATCACGCCTTTTTTATTTGTTTTTTTACTCTTGCCGAATTCATTTTATAATATAATTTATATAATTATTTATTTGTACATTATTTTTCATAAATAGAATAATTTCTTGTATGATTATAGTGCAAAAATAATTTTTTTAGTATAAATTTCATATATAATATACAATTTTTTTTCCAGGAGGATATAGATGTCTTATCAAAACAATACCGCTCAATTATTAAAATCAACTAAATCATGAGCAAATATATTATTAATTATTCGTATAGTTAAATTTGCTTTAGGTGTTATAACAATTATTGTATTTTTTGCTGCAGGTGCTGTTGGTGCAGGTCAGGGCAGCACCGGCCCAGAAGATGCTAAAAAAGCTTTCTCAGCAATTTTAGAAGCAGCTACGTTTGTACTTGTAATGCTTGGTTTTTGGTGTGTATTATCATTTGTTTACTGAATTTTATTAATTATTTCCCCTTTTAAATTAAATGATCTACCAATGCGAATGAACCTAAAAAATGCTCACTTTATTTCAAAGTTTAAGCTAATTTTCGGACTTTCTATTGTTGCAATTTTTATTCCTTTAATTAGTATAATTTATCTTATTATGCTTAGATCATTTATTTCAAAGTCAGAAAAAGAAATTATTGAAGATTCTCTTGATTAATTTTTTGTAACACATAAAACAAAAAATTTTTTTAAAATTAAAATAAAAAGGGTGAAATAAACCAGGACACTTTTTTAAGATTACATCATCAAACTAGGAAACTCAAAATATTAGAAATTCAGACAGGCTCACCAATGCCTGTCTGAATTTTATTCTAATTAATTAAAACAAAAAAACTAAAATTTAAACTAAAATAGTCTTATTTTGCTTATATTTTATTAGGTTATAAATTGAAACTATAGGCACAAAAATGTCTAAGATATACAAAATTATATAAAAACCATTTTTTGTTAGACTTGAAAAATTTGCAATATAACGCGGTACTATGTAAAAAAAATAAAGTGAAAATGCAATACTAAATAAACCAAACAAAATGCCAATACTGGCTTTTTGGTCAATAAGTTGATTAGTAGGCACAACTAGTAAAACTATGGCTGCTATCATAAAAAGGATAATAAAAATAAAATGAAATATATTTTT
The sequence above is a segment of the Mesomycoplasma ovipneumoniae genome. Coding sequences within it:
- a CDS encoding transketolase family protein, with the translated sequence MENEQKLPNLKLFLATMRAVALDSINNAGGGHIGMALGASEIFYSLVGQNLNFSPLNPKWINRDRFVLSAGHGSMGLYSLYHLMGLISLEDIKNHKQLHSKTPSHPEVDKLEYIDASTGPLGQGVAMAVGMALAEKRLAQKFNQSDLKIIDHFTYVLCGDGDFQEGVALEALAFAGTNKLSKLILMHDFNNIQIDTSASLVNNLDFASFFKSIGFDAIILKDNKVENINFALEKARKSDRPVYIQVPTIIAFATEFANSTKGHHGSLSAKKTYEFKANLGLENLDPFEYDKKAYEIGANLLVPKNQKYLDWEKNFTLYKQKYPLLGQRFQNFIKNKELFSLEGLTFAKANLAIRDYVEQIIQKIDNTDLLILGGSADLGVATKTKFSGQKLINYGIREFAMAAINNGISLYANFYTICSTFLVFSDYAKPALRLAGLMSLCPIYIFSHDSYQVGGDGPTHQPVEQLAMLRSIPNFLVIRPCDEFETIFAFNYALNSKNQPVAIITTRQPLESYNKNLEKIDSAYYVQKTELAKINILASGSEIQLAKKLIDKLAQNQIFANLISVPILQNLVENPLLIKKLELEKLPIFALEASNDPLWFKLATVQKFSGHFASGFGESAPGDIVYELKGFSVDYLFEKVLKFLENK